The Paenibacillus tianjinensis genome has a window encoding:
- a CDS encoding phosphotransferase, protein MNVDVSCHLAPLALQEYIGQVFGSSCVVSGVSRMHGGAQKVVYKVNCTNGFSCVLYVWDLPMNFFQQEIEQNTINAGSYGSGLFASSNRFLKEHSIRTPALYDLNNERMDYTFDYALVEYIDGQKAEAYFSHPDPEVKEHVLQQVGTLVTAMHNIKRNTFGAPEQHRNVRKPGQCHLVLQDNAKQQLAYAVQYIDLINTNIEKLLDKHSFLEFRLGEYYRYLKNDSLDPDRMRFYRFHHHIALISAGLKLLHRGFPDQQFSRNLSRYHTELAMRYIE, encoded by the coding sequence ATGAATGTTGACGTTAGCTGCCATCTTGCCCCCCTTGCGCTGCAGGAATATATCGGCCAGGTTTTTGGAAGCTCCTGCGTAGTTTCAGGTGTGTCCAGAATGCATGGCGGTGCCCAAAAGGTAGTCTATAAGGTAAACTGCACGAACGGCTTCAGCTGTGTGCTTTATGTGTGGGATCTGCCCATGAATTTTTTTCAGCAGGAAATCGAACAAAATACGATCAATGCAGGTTCTTACGGCAGCGGCCTGTTTGCATCCAGTAACAGGTTTTTGAAGGAACATTCTATCCGCACGCCGGCACTTTACGACTTGAATAATGAAAGAATGGACTATACGTTTGATTACGCACTGGTTGAGTATATAGACGGACAAAAAGCTGAAGCCTATTTCAGCCATCCTGATCCGGAGGTTAAGGAGCATGTTTTGCAGCAGGTAGGGACTCTGGTTACTGCAATGCATAACATCAAGAGGAATACCTTCGGGGCACCTGAGCAGCATCGCAATGTACGTAAACCAGGCCAATGTCATCTGGTGCTGCAGGATAATGCGAAGCAGCAGTTAGCTTATGCAGTGCAGTATATCGACCTCATTAACACTAATATAGAGAAGCTGCTGGATAAACACAGCTTTCTGGAATTCAGATTAGGCGAGTATTACCGCTATTTGAAGAACGATTCCCTTGATCCTGATAGAATGCGGTTTTACCGGTTCCATCATCACATCGCCTTAATCTCGGCCGGGCTGAAGCTGCTGCACCGCGGATTTCCGGATCAGCAATTTTCAAGAAATCTGTCGAGATATCATACAGAGCTTGCCATGCGGTATATTGAATAA
- the mglC gene encoding galactose/methyl galactoside ABC transporter permease MglC: MNVKKAQSFVTQNAIYIVLVILIMGIIVYEPSFMSINTLRDVLIQSSTRVIIALGVAFILITAGTDLSAGRVVGFTAVISASMLQIPDYSRRFFPDLPQVHVLLPIAIAIVAGLLCGLVNGIIVSKLNVPPFIATLGTMLIVYGVNSLYFDMDPNQSQPIGGLREDFTKIGSGFIGSGQYSIPYIVIIAIVVAAIVWVLFNKTKLGKNMYAIGGNMQAAKVSGINVSKNLIYIYAIAGALYGLAGVLEAARTGGATNNYGNMYELDAIAACVVGGVSTTGGIGTVPGVLVGVIIFTLINYGLTFIGISPYYQLIIKGLIIIAAVSFDMRKYSSKK; the protein is encoded by the coding sequence ATGAACGTTAAAAAAGCTCAATCCTTTGTGACCCAAAACGCTATCTACATTGTACTTGTAATTCTCATAATGGGGATTATCGTATACGAACCAAGCTTTATGTCGATTAACACTTTGCGTGACGTTCTGATTCAATCTTCAACACGCGTCATTATTGCCCTGGGGGTTGCTTTCATCCTCATTACAGCAGGTACAGACTTGTCGGCAGGCCGCGTGGTCGGCTTCACCGCAGTTATCTCTGCATCGATGCTGCAAATTCCGGATTATTCCCGCCGTTTCTTCCCGGATCTTCCGCAAGTGCATGTCCTGCTTCCAATTGCTATCGCAATCGTGGCCGGTCTCCTCTGCGGATTAGTCAACGGTATCATTGTCTCCAAGCTTAACGTACCTCCGTTCATTGCCACTCTGGGCACAATGCTCATCGTATACGGTGTGAACTCCCTATACTTCGATATGGATCCAAACCAATCGCAGCCTATCGGCGGACTTCGTGAGGACTTCACCAAAATCGGCTCCGGCTTTATCGGCAGCGGCCAATATTCCATACCGTACATTGTCATTATAGCGATAGTCGTCGCGGCAATTGTCTGGGTACTGTTCAATAAAACCAAGCTCGGCAAAAACATGTACGCCATCGGCGGTAACATGCAGGCTGCCAAGGTTTCCGGTATCAACGTTTCCAAAAACCTGATCTACATCTACGCTATCGCTGGTGCCCTTTACGGTCTGGCTGGTGTGCTTGAAGCAGCTAGAACAGGCGGCGCTACCAACAACTATGGTAACATGTACGAGCTTGACGCCATCGCGGCTTGCGTAGTCGGCGGCGTATCCACTACAGGCGGTATCGGTACGGTTCCGGGCGTTCTCGTCGGTGTAATCATCTTCACCCTCATTAACTACGGTTTGACCTTTATCGGTATCAGCCCTTACTATCAATTGATCATCAAAGGCCTCATCATCATCGCGGCTGTATCGTTTGATATGCGGAAATATTCTTCGAAGAAATAG
- a CDS encoding sugar ABC transporter ATP-binding protein, whose translation MANAEFLLEMNNITKEFPGVKALDGVSLKVRPGSVHALMGENGAGKSTLMKCLFGIYSPDAGEIFLDGEKATITNSNDALGHGISMIHQELHPVPFRSVMENIWLGRFPTRGIGPIQFIDHKKMYADTESLFKDLDIDLNPETLVGKLSVSKIQSIEIAKAVSFHSRVIVMDEPTSSLTSVEVEHLFRIIRDLQKRGVAIIYISHKMEEILEISDEVTIMRDGKKIGTWPSAELTTDLIISRMVGRDLTNRFPERTNVPGEVYLKVEGLTSPEPRSFKDVSFNLRRGEILGIGGLVGAQRTEVIEALFGLRAIKSGSISIDGKKVNINSPQDAKKHGLALLTEERRVTGIFPVLSVHENGAIANLDRYQKPYFLLDGKKKKTEVDKMIEKLRTKTPTTKVQIMNLSGGNQQKVLLARWLLTEPEILLLDEPTRGIDVGAKFEIYSIIADLAKQGKSIIMISSEMPELLGMSDRVMVMSEGRLTGILEGDQATETEVMRLAAQH comes from the coding sequence ATGGCTAATGCTGAGTTTTTGCTGGAAATGAACAATATTACTAAAGAATTCCCCGGCGTTAAGGCGCTGGACGGAGTAAGCCTCAAGGTTAGACCGGGTTCGGTTCATGCACTGATGGGCGAAAACGGGGCAGGGAAATCGACTTTAATGAAATGTCTCTTTGGAATTTATTCACCGGATGCCGGTGAGATTTTTCTGGATGGCGAGAAGGCCACCATTACCAATTCCAATGATGCCCTCGGGCATGGAATATCGATGATCCATCAGGAGCTGCATCCGGTACCTTTCCGGAGCGTGATGGAGAATATCTGGCTAGGACGTTTTCCGACCAGAGGAATCGGGCCGATTCAATTTATTGACCACAAAAAAATGTATGCGGATACGGAAAGTCTGTTCAAGGATCTGGATATCGATCTGAATCCTGAAACCTTGGTAGGCAAGCTGTCCGTGTCAAAAATCCAATCCATTGAAATCGCGAAGGCAGTTTCTTTTCATTCCCGCGTAATTGTAATGGATGAGCCGACCTCTTCCCTGACAAGCGTGGAAGTAGAGCATTTATTCCGGATTATCCGGGATCTGCAAAAAAGAGGCGTAGCTATTATCTATATATCCCATAAGATGGAAGAAATTCTCGAAATCTCTGATGAAGTAACAATCATGCGTGACGGTAAAAAAATCGGTACCTGGCCGTCTGCTGAACTGACGACGGACCTGATTATCTCCAGAATGGTCGGACGCGATCTGACGAACCGTTTCCCGGAGCGCACCAATGTTCCTGGCGAGGTGTATCTGAAGGTAGAAGGACTGACTTCTCCGGAGCCAAGATCCTTTAAGGATGTGTCCTTTAATCTCCGTCGGGGTGAAATTCTCGGGATCGGCGGTCTCGTAGGTGCACAGCGGACTGAAGTTATTGAAGCATTATTCGGTCTGCGGGCAATTAAGTCGGGCAGCATCTCCATTGACGGCAAGAAAGTAAATATCAATTCACCGCAGGACGCCAAAAAGCACGGGCTGGCTCTTCTGACCGAAGAACGCCGTGTAACGGGTATCTTCCCGGTATTATCTGTTCATGAGAATGGTGCAATTGCCAATCTGGACCGTTATCAGAAGCCTTATTTCCTGCTTGACGGCAAGAAGAAGAAAACAGAAGTCGATAAAATGATCGAAAAGCTCCGTACAAAGACACCAACGACTAAGGTCCAGATCATGAATCTCTCCGGCGGTAACCAGCAGAAGGTGCTGCTCGCCAGATGGCTGCTGACTGAGCCTGAAATTCTCCTGCTAGATGAACCTACCCGCGGGATTGATGTCGGCGCAAAGTTTGAGATTTATTCAATCATTGCCGACTTGGCGAAGCAGGGCAAGAGTATCATCATGATCTCTTCCGAAATGCCGGAACTGCTGGGCATGTCTGACCGGGTAATGGTTATGTCCGAAGGACGGCTTACAGGAATATTAGAAGGCGACCAGGCTACGGAAACCGAAGTTATGCGTCTCGCCGCACAGCATTAG